Proteins encoded by one window of Myripristis murdjan chromosome 1, fMyrMur1.1, whole genome shotgun sequence:
- the LOC115364443 gene encoding uncharacterized protein LOC115364443, producing MFLRGETPRRTVPVSALLLALLLLGGPARCSGDTQVERQEAHDTAEGWGQDGGEGGGGGGGAFFALRSCHQVLHGDSGEFFSPDYLCSNPPLWCNWTIHVDPGKRVRLHLEDLTPDDACHLKQDQIHVDEPVGKSRGHKVLQRCWREAKYISGSDTLYVVLLIGGQPSSPYRGFYGRYQAFGPPVVYNPQEPAGEPWLQPGMTELPLDQTHFTKFVPALEGEPTEAADLEHHTMTPPPPSENYDLMYDYYDQASAPPTELPWEEQELPEEDTTPKTEEEGNQVGENHLPDSESHNDESWLTSAPATLVSSHGTSRLERDVVQTPSGRPDRAAHPLPSHERPESEPQPKPSAHTPTAKHRNVDAQTGAPITSAVPEESAIQRPTEAETPPWDDEAETEVSEASEQHLPPPFDEADEAEPTEAEEPHPHPNMVEPLSDLRGNVNSRNHSGAPHLPGDHLFEVAVEVTFPQDSEQPWDQLARSLLISVKALINQHLDVLYAPKSMSSKRIKRLSAGVLYILWLQVRQGPGSSHMHRAVHAALQGLLATAVGPAGLPGKAVVVSVSTADVNECGTQLVLCDINAECVNRFGSYSCRCRPGFQDESRLGSGGTVCVDVKAAGCSSGSSAETRGVYVLFFLLSSLILMLLAAAGVLYRRRHRGAFPIHCHSSGSVCPPDLNNNNNHHHQQGSYSGPADAELPPPPPPVRRPRDGWAPLKDGVPAVDLPLLRFTPLTQDM from the exons ATGTTTTTGAGGGGAGAAACGCCCCGGCGGACAGTCCCAGTGTCCGCcctgctgctggctctgctgctgctcggaGGACCGGCCCGCTGCAGCGGCGACACGCAG GTGGAGCGACAGGAGGCCCACGACACCGCAG AAGGATGGGGGCAGGACGGCGGTGAAGGCGGTGGCGGGGGCGGCGGTGCCTTCTTCGCCCTGCGGAGCTGCCATCAGGTGCTGCACGGCGACAGCGGCGAGTTCTTCTCTCCGGACTACCTGTGCTCCAACCCGCCGCTCTGGTGCAACTGGACCATCCACGTGGATCCTGGGAAGCGGGTTCGTCTCCACCTGGAGGACCTGACCCCGGACGACGCCTGCCACCTCAAGCAGGACCAGATCCACGTGGACGAACCCGTTGGCAAATCCAGGGGCCACAAGGTCCTGCAGCGGTGCTGGCGGGAGGCGAAGTACATCTCTGGGTCCGACACTTTGTACGTGGTCCTGCTGATCGGAGGTCAGCCCAGCTCGCCGTACAGAGGCTTCTACGGCCGCTATCAGGCGTTTGGACCGCCGGTCGTGTACAACCCACAGGAGCCGGCTGGAGAACCGTGGCTGCAGCCCGGGATGACAGAGCTGCCTCTCGACCAAACACACTTCACCAAATTTGTGCCGGCGTTGGAAGGTGAACCGACCGAGGCAGCCGACCTGGAGCATCACACCATGACTCCGCCCCCGCCCTCGGAAAACTATGACCTGATGTATGATTATTACGATCAGGCCTCAGCCCCGCCCACCGAGCTGCCATGGGAGGAGCAAGAGCTGCCAGAGGAAGACACAACACCAAAGACTGAGGAGGAAGGCAACCAG GTGGGAGAAAACCACCTTCCAGACTCCGAGAGCCACAACGATGAGTCCTGGCTCACATCTGCACCTGCAACTCTGGTGTCTTCACATGGGACGTCCCGCTTAGAGAGAGATGTTGTGCAGACCCCGTCGGGACGTCCCGACCGAGCGGCCCACCCTCTGCCCTCACATGAGAGGCCAGAGTCTGAGCCTCAGCCCAAACCCTCCGCTCACACCCCGACAGCGAAACACAGGAATGTGGACGCCCAGACGGGAGCTCCCATAACCTCTGCTGTCCCGGAGGAGAGCGCCATCCAGAGGCCAACAGAGGCAGAGACGCCACCTTGGGACGACGAGGCTGAGACGGAGGTCAGCGAGGCCTCAGAGCagcatcttcctcctccctttgaTGAAGCTGATGAAGCGGAGCCCACAGAGGCTGAGGAGCCTCATCCTCACCCCAACATGGTGGAGCCGCTGTCCGACCTGAGAGGGAACG TGAACAGCAGAAACCACTCAGGAGCTCCACATCTTCCTGGTG ATCACCTGTTTGAAGTGGCCGTCGAGGTGACGTTCCCTCAGGACTCGGAGCAGCCCTGGGACCAGCTGGCCAGGTCTCTGCTGATCTCAGTGAAGGCTCTG ATTAACCAGCATTTGGATGTTCTGTACGCACCAAAATCCATGTCCTCCAAAAGAATAAAGAg gttgagTGCAGGAGTGCTGTACATCCTCTGGCTGCAGGTCAGGCAGGGGCCCGGCAGCTCCCACATGCACAGGGCCGTGCACGCTGCCCTGCAGGGGCTCCTCGCCACCGCCGTGGGCCCCGCAGGACTCCCCGGGAAGGCGGTGGTGGTCTCGGTGTCGACTGCAG aTGTCAACGAGTGTGGGACCCAGCTGGTGCTGTGTGACATCAATGCGGAGTGTGTGAACCGGTTCGGCTCGTACTCGTGCCGCTGCCGGCCGGGCTTCCAGGACGAGTCGCGGCTCGGCTCGGGAGGAACGGTCTGCGTGGACGTGAAGGCCGCCG GCTGCAGCTCGGGTTCCTCTGCTGAGACCAGAGGCGTCTACGTGCTCTTCTTCCTGCTCAGCTCGCTCATCCTGATGCTGCTGGCGGCGGCTGGCGTGCTGtaccgccgccgccaccgggGGGCGTTCCCAATCCACTGCCACAGCAGCGGCAGCGTCTGTCCTCCTgacctcaacaacaacaacaaccaccaccaccagcagggCAGCTACTCTGGCCCCGCGGACGCTGAGCTGCCACCCCCGCCGCCGCCTGTCCGGAGGCCCCGGGATGGTTGGGCCCCCCTGAAGGACGGCGTCCCGGCTGTGGACCTGCCCCTCCTGCGCTTCACCCCCCTGACACAGGATATGTGA
- the b3gnt2a gene encoding N-acetyllactosaminide beta-1,3-N-acetylglucosaminyltransferase 2a, with protein MSVGRRKARVLCVTMIFNIFICILVGISWNLSHSKSGQQKVRIPSERFWRRQTVSESFWNKEQQRLDFIYNPVFKMALSNDSLANLPDWLNDTGPLDPCEPDRRVSTQIWDYNSLPQRFQDFLLHMRCRTYPMLINQLHVCDKKPYLLLAIKSLAPHFDRRQAIRESWGRAGVLANRVIATVFLLGNATATDHFPDLSWMLDHEAELHKDLLQWDYRDTFFNLTLKEVLFQQWFSQHCPHAEYVLKGDDDVFVNTLRIIDFLEGLPKTRAKDLFMGDVISNAGPHRDRKLKYFIPESVFVGQYPPYAGGGGYLYSGNLALRLYNVSRQVALYPIDDVYTGMCLKKLGLVPDKHKGFKTFDIEGKYRDNPCIYRSLMLVHSRTPQEMLRIWSWLVRPELDCQ; from the coding sequence ATGTCTGTGGGCCGCAGGAAAGCCAGGGTGCTCTGCGTGACGATGATATTCAACATCTTCATCTGCATCCTGGTGGGCATTTCGTGGAACCTGAGCCACAGCAAGAGCGGCCAACAGAAGGTCCGAATCCCGTCCGAGAGATTCTGGCGCCGGCAGACGGTGAGTGAGTCTTTCTGGAACAAGGAGCAGCAGCGCCTGGACTTCATTTACAACCCCGTCTTCAAGATGGCGCTGTCCAACGACTCCCTCGCCAACCTGCCGGATTGGCTGAATGACACCGGACCCCTCGACCCCTGCGAGCCAGACCGCAGGGTCTCCACGCAAATCTGGGACTACAATTCTTTGCCGCAGCGCTTCCAAGACTTCCTGTTGCACATGCGCTGCAGGACGTACCCCATGCTGATCAATCAGCTCCATGTCTGCGACAAGAAGCCCTACCTCCTGTTGGCCATCAAGTCGCTGGCTCCCCACTTTGACCGGCGCCAGGCAATTCGAGAATCCTGGGGACGGGCGGGCGTCTTAGCCAACCGGGTCATAGCAACGGTGTTCCTCCTGGGCAACGCCACAGCTACGGATCACTTCCCCGACCTGTCGTGGATGCTGGACCACGAGGCAGAGCTTCACAAAGACCTCCTCCAATGGGACTACAGGGACACCTTCTTCAACCTCACCCTCAAGGAGGTGCTCTTCCAGCAGTGGTTCAGCCAGCACTGCCCGCACGCCGAGTACGTCCTCAAGGGTGATGACGACGTCTTCGTCAACACTCTGCGAATTATTGACTTCCTGGAAGGTCTGCCAAAGACCAGAGCCAAGGATCTCTTCATGGGCGATGTCATCAGCAACGCTGGCCCGCATCGAGACCGGAAACTTAAGTACTTCATCCCAGAGAGCGTGTTTGTGGGTCAGTACCCGCCCTACGCAGGGGGCGGAGGGTACCTGTATTCTGGGAATTTGGCGCTGCGCCTTTACAACGTATCCCGGCAGGTGGCGCTGTACCCCATCGATGATGTCTACACCGGGATGTGCCTCAAAAAGCTTGGCCTTGTGCCAGACAAGCACAAGGGCTTCAAGACATTTGACATTGAGGGGAAGTACAGGGACAACCCGTGCATCTACCGGAGTCTGATGCTGGTGCACAGCCGGACGCCGCAGGAGATGCTGAGGATTTGGTCGTGGCTCGTCCGTCCTGAGCTGGACTGCCAGTGA